One genomic segment of Hordeum vulgare subsp. vulgare chromosome 2H, MorexV3_pseudomolecules_assembly, whole genome shotgun sequence includes these proteins:
- the LOC123429205 gene encoding receptor-like serine/threonine-protein kinase SD1-8, giving the protein MSQSHRRLFVAFLSVLLLTAAAVAADSTLTQRSAIGGDQLRLVSPGDIFQLGLFSVANNTKWYLGIWFTVSPSAVVWVANRDRPLNASSSGILALSGRGDLVLLDAARNNETVWSSNSSAAAAVAQLRDNGNLVLADAAGAVVWQSFEHPTNTFVAEMRSGKDLKTGTLWALSSWRGADDPSPGDFRYVMDTSSGSPELHVWSKGRKAYRTGPWNGVRFSGIPEMTAFEDMFEFRFTNTPDEVSYVYRDRAGTPASRVVLNETGVMQRMVWNQAAGTWSVFWSGPRDQCDRYGACGAFGVCNVVDAVVCGCVPGFRPSSPPEWRMRNASGGCARSTALQCEGGGEDGFYALRGVKLPETHGSSVDAGVSLDECRRRCLSNCSCTAYAASDIRGGGGGSGCIQWFGELMDTRFVDGGQDLFVRLALSDLETTKNKKFLTVIAAVIAGFALLLLSLSFLIWRKVQRRRMEVAMFDDITRGECPTYHLETIRAATDGFRPENEIGRGGFGIVYKGQMLDGQEVAVKRLSAENRVQGLKEFKNEVDLIAKLQHRNLVRLLGCCIHCSDRILVYEYMSNKSLDTFIFDPRRRATLSWKTRMDIILGVARGLVYLHQDSRHTMIHRDLKAANVLLNEEMVAKISDFGIAKLFSSSGDNSQDSTVTERIVGTYGYMSPEYAMDGMVSFMQDVYSFGVLLLEIVSGRRNQRSFNLIAHAWNLFEENRSLELLDPAVRGGCSPAELEHVTTCIQIGLLCVQESPSQRPQMAAVIPMLSHQQAPGRPLRPVVCTQVRTPAGLLNVEEDTSSNELTITNLEGR; this is encoded by the exons ATGAGTCAGAGCCACCGTCGACTCTTCGTGGCATTTCTCTCAGTGCTGCTCCTCACGGCCGCGGCCGTCGCCGCCGACAGCACCTTGACGCAGCGGAGTGCCATCGGCGGCGACCAGCTGAGGCTTGTCTCACCGGGAGACATCTTCCAGCTCGGTCTTTTCTCGGTCGCCAACAACACCAAGTGGTACCTCGGCATATGGTTCACCGTCTCCCCGTCCGCCGTCGTCTGGGTCGCCAACCGCGACCGCCCGCTCAACGCCTCATCCTCCGGCATCCTCGCGCTCAGCGGCCGAGGAGACCTCGTCCTCCTCGACGCCGCGAGGAATAACGAGACCGTCTGGTCGTCTAACTCCTCTGCCGCGGCGGCGGTCGCGCAGCTCCGCGACAACGGCAACCTGGTGCTCGCGGACGCGGCCGGCGCCGTGGTGTGGCAGAGCTTCGAGCACCCGACCAACACGTTCGTGGCGGAGATGCGGTCCGGGAAGGACCTGAAGACCGGCACGCTTTGGGCCCTCTCGTCGTGGCGCGGCGCCGACGACCCGTCGCCCGGCGACTTCCGGTACGTGATGGACACCAGCAGCGGCTCGCCGGAGCTGCACGTGTGGAGCAAGGGGCGCAAGGCGTACCGGACGGGGCCGTGGAACGGGGTGCGGTTCAGCGGCATCCCGGAGATGACGGCCTTCGAGGACATGTTCGAGTTCCGGTTCACCAACACCCCCGACGAGGTCTCCTACGTGTACCGCGACCGCGCCGGCACGCCGGCGTCCCGCGTGGTGCTGAACGAGACCGGCGTGATGCAGCGCATGGTGTGGAACCAAGCGGCGGGCACGTGGAGCGTCTTCTGGTCCGGGCCGCGCGACCAGTGCGACCGCTACGGCGCGTGCGGCGCGTTCGGCGTCTGCAACGTGGTGGACGCCGTGGTGTGCGGCTGCGTCCCGGGGTTCCGGCCGAGCTCGCCGCCGGAGTGGCGCATGCGGAACGCGTCCGGCGGGTGCGCACGCAGTACGGCGCTGCAGTGCGAGGGCGGCGGCGAGGACGGTTTCTACGCCCTGCGCGGCGTGAAGCTGCCGGAGACGCACGGCAGCAGCGTGGACGCCGGGGTGTCGCTTGACGAGTGCCGCCGGAGGTGCCTGTCCAACTGCTCGTGCACGGCGTACGCCGCGTCGGACAtccgtggtggcggtggcgggagCGGGTGCATCCAGTGGTTCGGCGAGCTGATGGACACGCGATTCGTCGACGGCGGACAGGATCTCTTCGTCAGGCTGGCATTGTCGGACCTAG AGACAACCAAGAACAAGAAGTTTCTCACGGTCATCGCAGCGGTGATAGCAGGGTTTGCATTGCTTCTGTTGTCACTTAGCTTCCTGATCTGGAGAAAGGTCCAGCGCCGCAGGATGGAAG TCGCCATGTTTGATGACATCACGAGAGGCGAATGCCCTACGTACCACCTCGAAACCATTAGGGCAGCCACCGACGGTTTTCGCCCCGAGAACGAGATCGGACGCGGTGGCTTTGGCATCGTCTACAAG GGTCAAATGCTAGACGGCCAGGAAGTTGCAGTGAAGAGGCTGTCGGCGGAGAACCGAGTGCAAGGACTGAAAGAGTTCAAGAACGAGGTGGACCTCATCGCCAAGCTGCAGCACCGTAACCTCGTACGCTTGCTCGGCTGCTGCATCCACTGCTCCGACAGGATACTCGTCTACGAGTACATGAGCAACAAGAGCCTGGACACCTTCATCTTCG ATCCGAGGAGGCGCGCCACTTTGAGCTGGAAGACAAGGATGGACATCATCCTCGGGGTTGCCAGAGGGCTTGTCTACCTTCACCAGGACTCGAGGCACACGATGATCCACCGAGATCTCAAGGCGGCCAACGTTCTACTTAACGAGGAGATGGTCGCCAAGATATCAGATTTCGGAATTGCAAAGTTGTTCAGCAGCAGCGGCGACAACAGCCAGGACTCCACCGTCACAGAAAGAATTGTTGGGACATA TGGCTACATGTCACCGGAGTACGCCATGGACGGCATGGTATCATTCATGCAGGACGTATACAGCTTCGGTGTGCTGTTGCTGGAGATCGTCAGTGGAAGGAGGAACCAACGAAGTTTCAACCTTATAGCTCAT GCATGGAATCTGTTTGAAGAAAACAGGAGCCTCGAGCTCCTTGATCCAGCCGTGCGTGGCGGATGCTCACCGGCGGAGCTAGAGCATGTTACGACGTGCATCCAAATAGGGCTACTGTGCGTTCAGGAGAGCCCGAGCCAACGACCACAAATGGCTGCCGTAATCCCCATGTTGTCGCACCAACAGGCGCCAGGGCGGCCACTTCGTCCAGTGGTCTGCACGCAGGTGAGAACTCCGGCGGGCCTTCTCAACGTCGAGGAAGACACGTCCAGCAATGAATTGACCATCACGAACCTCGAAGGCCGGTAA
- the LOC123424993 gene encoding uncharacterized protein LOC123424993, which yields MGVDKRLSVALDEMKWARETKKKKNALPTSSRGGGDTFPSRRTTPTAASGKPPRRGLRIAVDHQMEQRQSITMSKLDSSCVTVLDDLPESIIAGEILIRLPAEDILRCRAVCKLWCHATSARDFLLAHHRRQPSLLLIDCLNRDNRFYDGHLCVFCGDHAGATSCKLRPILWYADHKQDVDSLTIHASCDGLLVISYKDRGRRFDICNPTTRQLAPLLLLPGPKCWQRPDQAFLHWDLKERYHSDTSKILLFNTADETFRWMSRPTGMSFWTLLLEIDSVVAMCTSSDGIVVDIHMMQDYEAEVWAFKYRIDLSGLKASLPPDLRVRCLRKIAVLGKHELLIELDAGHIVRCDIDGKFLGHVKCSECEESRVHITPYSFQENIIPLPFLEMQEDYGMPEAEDDDETHYFIWPYP from the exons ATGGGAGTCGACAAACGGCTAAGCGTCGCCCTAGATGAAATGAAATGGGCGAGAgagaccaaaaaaaagaaaaacgctCTCCCGACCTCTTCTCGGGGCGGCGGCGATACCTTCCCTAGTCGACGGACCACGCCGACGGCCGCCTCCGGGAAGCCACCACGCCGCGGCCTCCGCATCGCGG TTGATCATCAGATGGAGCAGCGGCAATCAATCACCATGTCGAAGCTAGACAGTAGCTGTGTGACCGTCCTCGATGACTTGCCAGAGTCGATCATTGCCGGGGAGATACTCATCAGGTTGCCAGCAGAGGACATCCTTCGCTGCCGTGCTGTGTGCAAGTTGTGGTGCCATGCCACCTCCGCCCGCGACTTCCTTCTCGCTCACCACCGTCGCCAGCCCTCGCTCCTTCTCATCGATTGCCTCAACCGTGACAACAGATTCTATGACGGCCATCTCTGCGTCTTCTGCGGTGACCATGCCGGGGCTACCAGCTGCAAGCTCCGACCCATCCTCTGGTATGCTGACCACAAGCAGGATGTAGACAGCCTCACTATCCATGCTTCCTGTGATGGCCTCCtcgtcatctcttacaaagatcgTGGCAGACGCTTCGATATCTGCAATCCAACGACCCGCCAACTTGCTCCCCTGTTGCTGCTTCCTGGACCAAAATGTTGGCAAAGGCCCGATCAAGCGTT CCTGCATTGGGATCTAAAAGAACGGTACCACTCTGACACCAGCAAAATTCTACTGTTCAACACTGCTGATGAGACGTTTAGGTGGATGAGCCGTCCCACCGGAATGAGCTTTTGGACATTGTTGTTGGAGATTGACAGTGTGGTTGCTATGTGCACCAGTTCCGATGGCATTGTTGTAGATATCCACATGATGCAGGACTATGAGGCTGAGGTCTGGGCCTTCAAGTATCGGATTGACCTATCTGGGCTGAAGGCGTCCCTACCACCTGATCTAAGGGTGAGATGTTTACGCAAGATTGCTGTGCTCGGCAAGCACGAGTTGCTCATCGAGCTTGATGCTGGGCATATTGTGCGCTGTGACATTGATGGTAAGTTTCTGGGACACGTGAAATGCAGTGAGTGTGAGGAAAGCCGTGTGCACATTACACCATATAGCTTCCAGGAGAATATCATTCCACTTCCGTTCTTGGAGATGCAAGAAGATTATGGGATGCCAGAagcagaagatgatgatgagaccCACTATTTCATCTGGCCATATCCATAG
- the LOC123429206 gene encoding dirigent protein 5-like: MQGLASSSKLSLAVVVAAFLLGSAAAHGLRRVVSSSSDEPCIEMTLYYHDILYNGVNNTRNATSAAATKPTALSTTHWKNGTYFGTLVVFNDPMTVGKALPVAGEEPAARAQGFYFYDKQESYTSWFGFSIVFNSTAHKGTINLVGADLMDDRTRDLSVVGGTGDFFMARGVATLRLDASEGTVYFRLQMDIKLYECYV, translated from the coding sequence ATGCAAGGCCTCGCATCATCATCCAAGCTGTCACTGGCCGTCGTGGTCGCGGCGTTTCTGCTGGGCTCGGCGGCCGCCCACGGCCTGAGGAGGGTCGTCTCCAGCAGCTCCGACGAGCCGTGCATCGAGATGACGCTCTACTACCACGACATCCTCTACAACGGCGTCAACAACACGCGGAACGCGACGTCCGCGGCGGCCACCAAGCCCACGGCGCTGAGCACCACCCACTGGAAGAACGGCACCTACTTCGGCACGCTGGTGGTGTTCAACGACCCGATGACGGTGGGGAAGGCGCTACCCGTGGCGGGGGAGGAGCCCGCGGCGCGCGCCCAGGGGTTCTACTTCTACGACAAGCAGGAGTCCTACACCTCGTGGTTCGGCTTCTCCATCGTCTTCAACTCCACGGCGCACAAGGGCACCATCAACCTCGTCGGCGCCGACCTCATGGACGACAGGACGCGGGACCTCTCCGTCGTCGGCGGCACCGGCGACTTCTTCATGGCGCGCGGCGTCGCCACGCTCCGGCTCGATGCCTCCGAGGGAACCGTCTACTTCCGTCTGCAGATGGACATCAAGCTCTACGAGTGCTACGTGTGA